CTCGAATGTAGTAGGCGAGCGAAGCACCAGGGATGCCACGGCTTGGCGCTTCAAACGAGTCaaagaagattgaaaaaatgccAGAATTATCTGCCATCTGCTAATCCACCACTTGACTCTACCACAAAGGGTTGGAACGTGCGTTATTATGGATTGATTTCAGATGCTATTATTGAGCAAACATTTTCAACATCACATAGCGCTTCTAGTGTGAGCCAATTTCCTGCTCCCTGACGCTTCTCTAGGAAATTCTGTTATCGAATCTACGCCCAGGTGGAGAACCAATCTATAACAATCTCACACTTCCTTTTCAATATATGGAATATTTGATGCTGATGGCTGGTTTCATGGCAGGCAAACCTTAACCCTCCGGTCTCAGCACACACTATTGAAAGGAAAtcatacaaatttaaaacaaCAACACTAAGCCTCTACTTACAATTTTTCGTTAAAAAATCATGAGATTCAAACAGGAGTAACTTCCATGGTACTTGCCATTACATTGTCCATTTGAATGAGTATGCCTATGGAACTGGCAAATTTTATCCTTTGTTAGGACTAATTGCCTCCATTTCGATTGGTTAGAGAATTGAACAAGTCCTCAGCTTTGGACCAATTCTCCTATCTAACCCAAGCCTAACTTTAGTTTTGGCGTCGCTGGGACAGGAACGCTGATTTGAGGGGATCTCTCAATTCAAGGCAGCTAGGGATGTAAAGAGTCATTGAGATAACTCAAGTCACGAGCCATTTCCCGAGCTTTTACAGATTCTAAAGTTGGAGTGAGGCacttggacgttaaccagtATAAACATATAATGGCAAAAGTGGTGAACTGATGTTCATtctggttaacgtccaagccctaACTCAGAGGTGCGACCGTTTAAAATACTTGCCTCTGGATTTAGATGTCCCTTCTTGTGTCACCGCCTGTCATGATGGTTTACAAGATATACCATATTTTGCAGGATATATCCAAACATGCCGAACTTCAAAACGCTCCCGTTGTATCTAAAACATGGAATGGCCAGAGAACTATAGCCCATTTCCAACGATactaaaatgcatttttcttttgtcttgaatACTCACTATGCCCTATACCGTCACTTAGGATTTTGTATAtgtgaaatattttaaaagaaaatatcagGATCTCTGGGAAGTATCGCTTCAAAAACCAAATCGTCTAAAATTCCATTAGCCGTCAGTAAACCTCAACAATCGTGAGATCTGTTTGAGTAATTCcagaaaaaatgatgaaggCATCTTCATTCCCCATGTCAGTGGTCTCAGTGGTGAAGGGCGAAGAGTAAGGCGAGCCAAATCTAGCCAATGTTTGAATGACCAACAGACCCATGAGTCTCGAGTCATCCTATTGAACACTCACTAACAGCCCTAGTTCAAGCCCCCGCTCTGCCTTCTCACTCAACTGGGTAAGCTCTCGCATCCGCGGTCCCGCGGATTCTCTCTCTGGTCTCTCAAGCTGTCCTCGCCCTCAGCTCGATACATGCCAGCTGCTCGGGCGACAAAGAGCGGGCCTGCGGGCCAGGGGGCCGCAGGAGCCCTGAGAAGAGTAGACTGACTGGCCGGAGTGCAGCACGGCTTTAGCGAGTGGAGCAGTGGAGCAGTGAAGCAGTGGACGAGTGAGCTGCTGCCAAAGCCGTCGAGTAGTTTTGTAGGAAATCGTGGATGAGTGCAGGCAAAAAATGGATGATGGATTTCAGgcgaagaagacgacgaaTTTGGGAACGAAAGAGGGCTTCCAGGCTTTGAGGCGCGGCCATCTTGAAATTGCGGTGCAGTGAAAAGTGCGTCCTTTGGGCCCCGGATCCTATCCACCTTCTGTTCCATGGGTGAGTCCAGATCGCGGAATCCGATCCTTCTCATGGACGTTGTTCATCCGTCTGGCGCAATGATGGGCCCAAAGTGCGGCTAGAGCGCGTGGCAGGGCCTAGAAAACGCCTCACGAGGCATTGTGCGGGCCCTTCGGAGCCGTTGAAACGGCCTGGAACGGGATGGGAGGGTATTTTCAGAGGTCTAGCGACCTTTTTTGACATAATAGAAGATATCAAAACATTTCGAATTGAAGCACAGGCCTGGGCAGGCCTAGACATAAGGCAGAAGCCGGCCGAGCAGGCGGAGGTAAACAGGCTGGGCCAAGGTGAATTCGCCGGGACCACTCAAGTTCTGGACCGCACAGCTGTTTTCGATTGTTGATGGGAGAATGAATGCCTGCGATGCAGGTTTGATGTTGTGTATTTACCAACAACTAAACTAGCAAATTGACTCAACCATGAGGGAGCCTTAAAAAAAATTTGTCATGGAGCCAATGAAATGAGCCTGGAGCTTGTTTGGATTGCCAATTCTTTCTCGACGCCGCTTCATTTCCATTGCCAAGCTTAATATGCTCGAAACCTAAGACTCTGGGAAAATAGTATCTAGGAACTCGGGGTCTAAATGGGGGAATTCTTAATCTACCGTGAACATACAAGTGTCGAGTGACAGCGAAAGCGAATTGTACCAGCTACTTTCATCGAGAAATGAGTTTCATAATTTACCCAAAGGCGGCATGAAATAGCAAGTTCATTGTTACATTCGGATCATCCTTGGCTGAGCTTGATGGTTTGgctttccttttccttcagACGATCGAAGAGTTCTTCTCCAAGGAGGTGACCACTGTGATATCCGACGCTCCCGATTGGAAGCTCAAGAGTCCGGGTACCGCCCCCTCGTCGCAGGCCGTGGTTAGCCCACCCACCCCCTGCAGTCTCCAGCCCCTATCCAACGCCTCGTGGTCACCCGCCACGCCCGCCACCCCCACCGAGGAGAAGCGGAAACTCGCGGCCACGCCCAAATCCCGCGTAGAAACCATTTTAGAACGGGCTCACGTCCAAGCTCAGGGCACGTGTGACGTGATCGAGATCGCCCATAAGCTCAAGATCCACATCTGGAGTCTGCACAAGCTCTGGAAGTGGCTGGAGGAGCTCAAGAAGAAGTTCGGCCCGCTCCGGAAAACCGCTGGACCCTGGCGACTCCATCAGCGATCCCAAAGTGTGGATTCCTCGCTTCATTCGCACTCCCATCGGCCCTTGGTCTCGCCCTATATCAAGTTCGAGGCCACTACCCGCCAACATAAGCCCGTGATTCACGAGTTCAAGCGCTTCCCCAAGCTCTTCCTGGGCGGCAAGTTTCTGGGCTCGCCTTTCTATCCTCCGGATTCCAGCCAGAACAAGTTTGTGCACAAGCGATTGAATCTGGAAGACACGCGAGAGAAGGTGGAACCCAGCGAGGAGCCCGACCACCACCGGGATAAACACGCCAAATCCACGCGAAAAGAGTCGGTCCGGTGAGTTGTTGGGAGTGCAGAGTAGAAAAGGGAGTTCATTCTGATCAAGGTTGAAAAGACTCAAAGACGCAGAGAGTATCAAAGGTTAATATAGAAAACAAATAGGATCAACATAAAACACGATAAAGAAGAATTTGGCAACTTGAAAAATTAGTCCTAAGTCATAACCACGGTCAGAATCATGATGACTAAAAGGGAGACAAATTTCAATGGTCAGCAATGGCACGTGATAGTGATGAAAAATAGTCTTCAGATTGAATTTAAGAATTAGTGTTGATTTAACGGTACAGGAATtaattttttaaatgttttattGTGAACTTGCTTCTGGGAATTTATGTTCAAAATGTTTCGGAATTATTCTCCAATTTTCGTAAACTTTTCAAGTGTGAGGGAATACatgtaaggtttttttttttttttttaaatctaatcGAGTCTTGTtattttggtccatttctttttttttcctcttatgGTTATTTATTATTCAAAGTTAACGTATTTCGACTTTGCAATCTTGAacaatattgtaaaaaaaaacaccgaacAATAAAATAGCCTTCCAAGCTTCATGAGTACTCTCCATTTGTTACAGAAACCCGCCGAAAACTCCCACCAAGAAACGCCCCGCCACTCCGAGCCAGACCCCGGGCGTGTCGGCCCAAAAGCGTGAGCGCCCCGGTTTCTGCGAGCTCTGCAACCTGGAGTTCACCGACTTAAACACGCACATCGAGACCGAAATGCACGAATACTGGGGACTGAACGCCTCTCATTGGGTCCACGTGGACAGCTGCATCAACGTGCTCAACTCGACCGGGCCAGTCGCTCCTTGTCTGGCCTAAACATTAGCTAAAACAGACCCCACCACCCCCACCAAACCCCACCAAACCCCACCACCCTCCCGCTGCACGCATGAGTGCCCCAGTGTGTGGACATGACCCTAGACAATCGTAGCTTATTATTGAACCGTTCCGTGAGTGTTGCTGCCCCGTTGCCGTCAAACTGTCGCCCCCGGCCCAATTCGAGAAGATGCCCGCTCGCACGGCCCTACTGATCGCCATAGGGGACGTTGTAGAGACTGGACCGCCCACCACCCGCCGAGCCTCATCGGCCTCCGCCTCCTCGTCCACCGCCAAGCTCAAGAACGGCTTTCGGGCGGGCCACTCGGCCGGCGGAAGCCAACACACGcccaatcgattgcggtgcCATTCAGAGACGGCTTCCGAGATTCAAAACTCGGATGATAATCTGTCCACGGTGAGCTCCTTGTCGGATCCGGACGATGATGAAGTTGAGAGTGGTGTCCAAGACGGATTATCTCGAGCTTTGAAGATGAAGACCCGCGGAATCGGGCCCAAGAGTCGGACCCGTCTCTTGAGTGTTGAGAGTGAGAGTACGAGTAATAATGGACTAGGGTTGCATCCCGGGGATGAGATGGACCAGGGTGGACCCCTGAGTCCGCGGACGCGTTCCACGACCAAGCAAGAGAAGAAGCTCAGGGTCAACGCCCCCGAGTTTGACGAGGAAGTGTCCTTCAGGTAAGAAAACATCCCACGAAGTCCACGTGTTCAAAATCATGCATGAACCAACGCGCATATCGGATTTCCATTCCAGTGAGGCTCCCTCCGGTTTGTCAGAAGAAGATTTCGGTGACTCGAACCCGCCGGGCGAGACCAATGGCCACACCCTGGATGATCCCGAGGAAAGTGATGGCAACAATGCTTCACAGGAGACTCGTCTGATCCCGCATAACAGCTCCGAAGGGGCGAAGAAGCGTCGCAAGTCGAGCGCCGAGAAGTTC
This genomic interval from Tigriopus californicus strain San Diego chromosome 6, Tcal_SD_v2.1, whole genome shotgun sequence contains the following:
- the LOC131882215 gene encoding protein DBF4 homolog B-like, which translates into the protein MVSPSRVSIASGSSLPKPNLDQHHPQQYQEPTQPDLEPLEPLEPPTPHNVTPVSHKAKRSIKQVFAKKRFYLDIKTKSAKSPQIKNIIEEIQILGGTIEEFFSKEVTTVISDAPDWKLKSPGTAPSSQAVVSPPTPCSLQPLSNASWSPATPATPTEEKRKLAATPKSRVETILERAHVQAQGTCDVIEIAHKLKIHIWSLHKLWKWLEELKKKFGPLRKTAGPWRLHQRSQSVDSSLHSHSHRPLVSPYIKFEATTRQHKPVIHEFKRFPKLFLGGKFLGSPFYPPDSSQNKFVHKRLNLEDTREKVEPSEEPDHHRDKHAKSTRKESVRNPPKTPTKKRPATPSQTPGVSAQKRERPGFCELCNLEFTDLNTHIETEMHEYWGLNASHWVHVDSCINVLNSTGPVAPCLA